The Bosea beijingensis genome contains the following window.
CCTCGCCGAATTCACCCATCTCGTGACGCGCCTCAAGCTCGTGCCCGAGGCGGTGAAGGACAACAGCCTCGCCCAGGCCGAGCGCGTGCGCGGCGGCGATTTCGCCCAGCGCCTCTCGGTCCGCATCCTCGCCCGCACCTGGCAGATGCTGCTCAAGGGCATTGCCGAGGTGAAGCAGGCCGACCGGCCGGTGATGGCCGCCGAGATGGTCCTCGTTCGCCTCGCGCACGCCGCCGACCTGCCGACGCCCGACGAGGCCCTGAAGATGCTACGCGACGGCATGGGCTCCGTCCCTGCCGGCAATGGCGGCGGCAATGGCATGGGCATGCCGCGCCCGCCCTCCGGTGGCGGCAACACCGCGCTCGCCGCCCGCCCGATCCTCGCTAGCGCCAATCCGGCGCCCGCTCCGGTCGCACGCGCTGTTGCTGCGCCGATGGCGATCGTAGCCTCGCTGGAGGATGTCGTCGCGCTGGCATCCCAGCATCGCGACATCACGCTCAAGATCGCGCTGGAGCGCGATATCCGGCCGGTACGCTTCGAGCCCGGCCGCATCGAATTCTCGCTGGCCGAGGGAGCCTCGCGCACCCTTGCGCAGGATCTGTCGCGACGTCTCAAGGAATGGACTGGCCAGACCTGGATGGTCGCCGTCGTCAATGACGAAGGTGGCGCCACCATGCGGGAGCAGGCGGCGGCCGCGAAGGACCAGCGCGAGAGCGACGCGGCGGCTCACCCTTCCGTCAAGGCGGTGCTGGAGCGCTTTCCGGGCGCCCGCATCGTCGATGTCCGCGATCCCCGCGCCATCGCCGCGGCCGAAATGGCTGCCGTGACACCGACCGAAGACGAATACCTGCCCGATGCCGAGCCCCTGTTCGACGATTCCGAACCGGATTTCGACGGCATCGATTTCTGACGATCCCGAGGAGGATTTCCCGTGCGTGACATGATGGGCCTGATGAAGCAGGCGCAGCAGATGCAGCAGAAGATGGCCGACATGCAGGCCGAGTTCGACTCGATCGAGGTCGAAGGCGGCGCCGGCGGCGGCATGGTCACGGTGACGATGACGGCAAAGGGCGCGCTCAAGGGCGTGAAGATCGATCCGAGCCTGATGGTGCCGGACGAGCGCGAGATCCTCGAGGACCTGATCGTCGCCGCCGCCAACGACGCCCGCACCCGCGGCGAGCGCGTCATGCAGGAGCGCATGGCCGAGATCACCAAGGGCCTGCCGATCCCGCCGGGCATGAAGCTGTTTTGATCGCGAGAGGAGCCGCCCCTTGTCATTCCGGGGCTTCGCGAAGCGAAGAACCCGGAACCCACGACTTAGCCGGTTCTATCGTGACAATGCATCCTGCCGCGCTCACCCGGTCGTGGCTTCCGGGTTCGGCCTGCGGCCGCCCCGGAATGACAAGGTAGTGCCATGCCCCGCGCCATTGCCGGTCCCGAGATCGAGAGGCTGATCCAGCTCCTGGCCAAGTTGCCGGGGCTCGGGCCGCGCTCGGCCCGGCGTGCGGCGCTGCATCTCGTCAAGAAGCGCGAGCAACTGCTCGGCCCGCTCTCGGAAGCGATGGCGGTCGCGCGCGAACGCATCGTCGTCTGCGCCCGCTGCGGCAATGTTGATACCAGCGACCCCTGTGGCCTCTGCACTGATCCGCGCCGCGACGATTCTCTGATCGTCGTCGTCGCCGACATCTCCGATCTCTGGGCGCTGGAGCGTTCGGGCGCGGTCTCCGGCCGCTACCATGTGCTGGGCGGCGTTCTCTCGGCGCTCGACGGCGTGCGCCCTGAACACCTTTTGCTCGACGCGCTGGTGGCGCGCGCGTCGGACCCAGCGGTGAAGGAGGTCATCCTCGCGCTGAGCGCGACGGTCGACGGCCAGACCACGGCGCATTTCATCACCGATCTCCTCGCGCATCTGCCGGTGAAGGTGACCAAGCTCGCCCATGGCGTGCCTGTCGGAGGCGAGCTCGACTATCTCGACGACGGCACGCTCGCCGCCGCCATCCGCCAGCGCACGGGATTCTGAGGAAGTCTCAGAATTTATAGGCGACGCTGGCGCGGGCGCTGTGGCTCGTCAGGTCCTGCGAGCCGGTCAGGCCCGGGAAGGCGCCGGAGCTGGCGAAGCGGTTCCGCCCGAAATCGGTGTAGCGATATTCGGCGCCGAGGATCAGGTTGTCGGTAAAGGCGAAATTGACGCCGGTACCGATCGTCCAGCCGGTCCGCGCGCTGGTCAGCCGCTCGCCGAAGCCGGCACCGGGCGCGAAGACGCGCCGCTCGTATTCCGTGAAGGAGACGCCGCCGGTGCCGTAGACCATCCAGCGGTCGAAGGCGAGGCCGAGGCGGGCGCGGGCCGAGCCCTGCCAGTCCTGGCTGACGCGGGCGGAGAGGCCGATCCCGTCGAAGCGGCTGCGGCTGTTCAGCGCTTCGACATCGCCCTCGACGCCGAGAACGATGCCGCCGAGCTGATAGTTGAAGCCGGCATGGGCGCCGCCGAAAGCCGAATCCGCGCCGACGCGGAAGCTGACGGGTGCGAAGCCGCTACCCATCCGCACGCGGCTGTCACCCCAGGCATAGCCGCCCTGGAGACCCGCATAGAAGCCGGTCCAGGAATAGAGCGCCGGCAGTTCCGGAGCCGGCGGCAAGGCGACCTTGCGCGGGTCGGCCGCATAGGCCGCGCCCGACAGCAGGATCGCGAGGCCCGTCAGGCCGGTTCTGAACAGCTTCGTCATCGGGCTTATCCGGAGGGACAGGGAAGCGCCTGCCGCTCGGCTGCGCCCCGTCATAACGAAGCATTAAGGTTAACAATCGGCTAAGCCGCCCTAGCGTGGGTTCCCGGCCGGAACGATTGCGAATGCGGCCCGTTGCTCGCAAGCTGTGGCAGAAACGGCAGGCGGAGCGCGAAACCCGAGATGGCTTTCCTCAAACGGATCACGGGCGCGGCCGGGATCGGGGTCGCGCTCGGCTATCTGTCGGGAGTGGTGGCGGACAAGCTCGGGCGGCGCCAGGCGGAGGCCGTGCGCGGCCGGCTGGCGAAGACGCCGCTGCAGATGACCTGGCTCGGCTGGAAGGACGTGCTGCTGCGCTTCATCGGCAATGTCGCCGAGAATCGCCTGTCCTCGCTTGCCGGCGCGGTCGCCTTCTTCACGCTGCTCTCGCTGGTGCCGGCTTTGTCGCTGCTGGTCACGATCTACCGCTATTTCACCGATCCAGCGACCATCGCCGAGCAGCTCGACACGGTGACGACCATGTTTCCGCAGGCGGCGCGCGAGCTCATCCACGAGCAGGCGATGCGGCTCTCGACCCAGTCAGGCTTCACCCTGTCGCTGACCTTCTGGATCAGTCTCGGCGTCGCGATCTGGTCGGCCAATGCGGCGGTGAAGGCGCTCTTCGACGCACTCAACATCATCTATCGCGAGGGCGAGAAGCGCAGCTTCCTCAAGCTCAACGCGATCTCGCTCTTCACCACGGTCAGCGGCGTCGTCCTGCTCGCGGCAGCGCTGGTCGCCATCGCCAGCCTGCCGGTGGTGACCGCTCTCTTTCCCTTCCATTCCGAGCTTGAGCGCCTGATCCGCCTCGTCCGCTGGCCGTCCTTCTTCGTCATGGCGACACTCTCGATCGCGATCCTCTACTGGATCGGCCCCAGCCGCGAGCGCGTGCGCTTCGTCTGGGTCATGCCCGGCGCCATCGCGGCGGCCCTGTTCTGGGGGGCCGCCTCCTACCTGTTCTCCTGGTATGTCTCGACGCTCGGCAATTACACGGCGGCCTATGGCTCGCTGGCGACCGTCGTCGTGTTCATGACCTGGCTCTGGCTCTCGGCGACGATCGTGCTGGCCGGGGCCGAGCTCAATGCCGAGCTGGAGCACCAGACGGCGCACGACACCACGACCGGCCGGCCGAAGCCGCTCGGCCAGCGCGGCGCCGCCATGGCCGACAGGGTCGGCCCGGCAAGGGCGGATTGATGCTCGATCCGCAGGACACGCGCCACGAGGACCTGCGCAGCGGCAAGGGACCGTGGCGTCCGCTTCTGCAGCGCCCCATGGGGCGGGCGCTTGAAGCGGATACGCGCTGCGACGTCGCGATCGTCGGCGGCGGCATCACCGGTGCCCTCGTCGCCGAGCACCTGACGGCGATGGGCCTGGACGTCATCCTGATCGACCGGGAGCGCGAGGGTTTTGGCAGCACGGCAGCCTCGACCGCGATGCTGCAATGGGAGATCGACCTCGGATTGTCCGAACTTGCGGCGCTCTACGGCTTTGCCGCCGCGGCAGAGGTCTATCGCCTGAGCTTCCAGGCCGTCGAAGGCTTGCGCAGGCTGGTCGGCGATCTCGCGCTATCCTGCGGCTTCGCGCCGCGGCAGACCGTCTATCTCGCGGCGGGCGAGAGCGGTCCGCGCGAACTGCTCGACGAAATGCGGCTTCGCGAGCGCGCTGGCCTGCCCGGCAGCTTCGTCGAGCATGCCGCCCTGCGCGAGGCTTTCGGCTTCGACCGGGCGGCGGCTATCGTCTCGCCGGGCTCGGCCGAGGCCGATCCGCTCAGCCTCTGCCACGGCCTCCTCGCGACATATGTGCAGCGTGGAGCGAGGCTGATCCGCGACGAGGCGGTCGGCTTCGACGGCGCTGGCCGTTCGGCGGCCGTCACACTCGCCAGTGGGCGGGTCGTAGAGGCCGATCGGATCGTGCTCGCCACCGGCTATGTCATGCCGGACATCGTCAGCGACGACCTGCACCGCGTCGCGTCGAGCTGGGCGATCGCGACGGTCCCGCAAGCGCCGCAGGCACTCTGGCCCGGCCCCGCGCTCGTCTGGGAGGCGTCGGCAGATTACTGCTACTGCCGCACGACTGCGGATGGCTGCATCGTCTTTGGAGGCGAGGACGAGGCTTTCGACGATCCCGGCCGGCGCGAGGCGCTCGGTCCGGAAAAGACGAAGGCGCTGCAAGAGCGCCTGCATGCGCTGGTCCCGCATGCCGGTCTCGATCTCGACCATGCCTGGTCCGGAGCCTTCGGCCAGACCGAAGACGGCTTGCCCTTGATCGGGCGCGTGCCCGGCCATCCGCGCCTGCTCGCGGCCTATGGCTATGGCGGCAACGGCATCACCTTCAGCTTCATGGCCTCGCGCCTGATCGGCGCGCTGGTGAGCGGGCGGGAGAAGCGCTGGTTCCACCAATTCGCCATCGACCGTGCCCGCCCCGGCTGAGCGCGCGTCATTGCAAGCCTGCAATCGCAGCCTTGCCGGCCGGGTGGGCGACAAGACCGGGGGGAAGCGCCATTTTAGGGATGCGGCCGGCATGGCCGCCGCGAAAGGATTTCCCATGGTCGCAACGATCGAACGGACGGCATCCGCCGTCACCCTCGAAGCCCACAAGGCGCCGGTCTTCATCGGCGCTGTGACGCTGCGGGCGCATGATCTTCCCGCCCTGACGGCCTATTATCGTGACGCGATCGGCCTTCGCCTGATCCGGCAGGATGCGACGAGCGCCGATCTCGGTATCGGCGGGCACGTGCTCGTTCGCCTGGAAGCTGGCGCGACGCGGCCGACCTCCACCACCGGCCTGTTCCATCTCGCCATCCTGCTGCCGTCCAGGCGCGATCTCGCGAACTGGCTGCGGCATGCCGCGGTCACGCGCATTCCGCTCGAAGGCGCTTCCGACCATCTCGTCAGCGAGGCGCTCTATCTCTCCGATCCCGAAGGCAACGGCATCGAGATCTATCGTGATCGCAAGCGGGATGAATGGCCGCGCAAGCCCGATGGCAGCATCGCCATGGCGACCGAGCGGCTCGATCTCGACAAGCTGTTGAGCGAGGCCGACGAGGCCGCCTATGCCGGTATGCCGGAAGGCACGGGGATGGGCCATATCCATCTGCGCGTCGGCGACACCCTGGCGGCGGAAGCTTTCTATCGCGACCTGCTCGGCTTCGACCTGATGGTGCATTATCCCGGCGCGAGCTTCCTCTCAAGCGGCGGCTACCATCATCACATCGCCGGCAATATCTGGGGCAGCCGCGGTGCCGGCCCGCGCCGGCCGGGCGAAGCGGGGCTCGATCGCTTCGAGCTGGTTGCGCACGACGAGGCCGATTTCGCAGCGATGCGCCAGCGCATCCTGGCGGCCGGCGGCAGCGAGAGCGACGGCGCGCCGACGGTCACCGACCCCTGGAACAACCGGCTGGTTCTGGTGCGCTGAGACGCGCTTTAACGCGTCAGCAGATGCGAGCGGCGCGTTCCGCCCGTGTCGGGCGTGAAGCCGATCGACTCCCAGAAGGCGCTCGCGCGCGGGTCGGCTGCGCGTAATGACAATCGTGGCGCCAGATCCAGACCCTGTTGGATCAGCGCGGCGGCCAGAACGCGCCCGATACCGGCGCCGCGATGCAGCGGCCGGACATAGACATGCCGGACGCGCAACAGATCCGGCGCCGGGTCGTAAGGATCGGGCGTCAGCGCGCCGATCCCGGCGAGTTCGCCCTCATGATAGGCGGCGAAGGTGACGAAGCGCTCGTCCGCGCCGTCATAACGGCCGGCGAGCCATTCCTCGCGCAGTCCCTCGACGAAGCGGTAGCTTTCCGCGCTTGCTTCCTGGCGCAAGGCCTCGAAGTCGTCCGGCAGGCTTTCCGCCAGCCGGACGATCTGGATGGCCGTAGCTGTCACAGACCCTCGAACAGCGCGCTGGAGATGTAGCGCTCGGCGAAGGAGGGGATGATCACCACGATGGTCTTGCCGGCATT
Protein-coding sequences here:
- a CDS encoding YbaB/EbfC family nucleoid-associated protein is translated as MRDMMGLMKQAQQMQQKMADMQAEFDSIEVEGGAGGGMVTVTMTAKGALKGVKIDPSLMVPDEREILEDLIVAAANDARTRGERVMQERMAEITKGLPIPPGMKLF
- the recR gene encoding recombination mediator RecR, with amino-acid sequence MPRAIAGPEIERLIQLLAKLPGLGPRSARRAALHLVKKREQLLGPLSEAMAVARERIVVCARCGNVDTSDPCGLCTDPRRDDSLIVVVADISDLWALERSGAVSGRYHVLGGVLSALDGVRPEHLLLDALVARASDPAVKEVILALSATVDGQTTAHFITDLLAHLPVKVTKLAHGVPVGGELDYLDDGTLAAAIRQRTGF
- a CDS encoding outer membrane protein, translating into MTKLFRTGLTGLAILLSGAAYAADPRKVALPPAPELPALYSWTGFYAGLQGGYAWGDSRVRMGSGFAPVSFRVGADSAFGGAHAGFNYQLGGIVLGVEGDVEALNSRSRFDGIGLSARVSQDWQGSARARLGLAFDRWMVYGTGGVSFTEYERRVFAPGAGFGERLTSARTGWTIGTGVNFAFTDNLILGAEYRYTDFGRNRFASSGAFPGLTGSQDLTSHSARASVAYKF
- a CDS encoding YihY/virulence factor BrkB family protein, giving the protein MAFLKRITGAAGIGVALGYLSGVVADKLGRRQAEAVRGRLAKTPLQMTWLGWKDVLLRFIGNVAENRLSSLAGAVAFFTLLSLVPALSLLVTIYRYFTDPATIAEQLDTVTTMFPQAARELIHEQAMRLSTQSGFTLSLTFWISLGVAIWSANAAVKALFDALNIIYREGEKRSFLKLNAISLFTTVSGVVLLAAALVAIASLPVVTALFPFHSELERLIRLVRWPSFFVMATLSIAILYWIGPSRERVRFVWVMPGAIAAALFWGAASYLFSWYVSTLGNYTAAYGSLATVVVFMTWLWLSATIVLAGAELNAELEHQTAHDTTTGRPKPLGQRGAAMADRVGPARAD
- a CDS encoding NAD(P)/FAD-dependent oxidoreductase, with the translated sequence MLDPQDTRHEDLRSGKGPWRPLLQRPMGRALEADTRCDVAIVGGGITGALVAEHLTAMGLDVILIDREREGFGSTAASTAMLQWEIDLGLSELAALYGFAAAAEVYRLSFQAVEGLRRLVGDLALSCGFAPRQTVYLAAGESGPRELLDEMRLRERAGLPGSFVEHAALREAFGFDRAAAIVSPGSAEADPLSLCHGLLATYVQRGARLIRDEAVGFDGAGRSAAVTLASGRVVEADRIVLATGYVMPDIVSDDLHRVASSWAIATVPQAPQALWPGPALVWEASADYCYCRTTADGCIVFGGEDEAFDDPGRREALGPEKTKALQERLHALVPHAGLDLDHAWSGAFGQTEDGLPLIGRVPGHPRLLAAYGYGGNGITFSFMASRLIGALVSGREKRWFHQFAIDRARPG
- a CDS encoding VOC family protein, with amino-acid sequence MVATIERTASAVTLEAHKAPVFIGAVTLRAHDLPALTAYYRDAIGLRLIRQDATSADLGIGGHVLVRLEAGATRPTSTTGLFHLAILLPSRRDLANWLRHAAVTRIPLEGASDHLVSEALYLSDPEGNGIEIYRDRKRDEWPRKPDGSIAMATERLDLDKLLSEADEAAYAGMPEGTGMGHIHLRVGDTLAAEAFYRDLLGFDLMVHYPGASFLSSGGYHHHIAGNIWGSRGAGPRRPGEAGLDRFELVAHDEADFAAMRQRILAAGGSESDGAPTVTDPWNNRLVLVR
- a CDS encoding GNAT family N-acetyltransferase, encoding MTATAIQIVRLAESLPDDFEALRQEASAESYRFVEGLREEWLAGRYDGADERFVTFAAYHEGELAGIGALTPDPYDPAPDLLRVRHVYVRPLHRGAGIGRVLAAALIQQGLDLAPRLSLRAADPRASAFWESIGFTPDTGGTRRSHLLTR